In Arcobacter lacus, one genomic interval encodes:
- a CDS encoding transglutaminase-like cysteine peptidase codes for MKQLALIIIFLSVNAFSYEFKLNQKDKNLIEKSTQKSFILKRLAKYEEVKNKAKNLDINKKLTQINLFINGSLAEFDNASMGIDDYWMTPKEFFIKGHGDCEDYVIAKYFTLLELGVKKENLYPAIVSVKGSPGFHLVLLYVEDKNKSPLVLDNLSFKILPFSKRTDLTPKVAFNEIDSYTLTREKFLQKADIDWGKENKWEKLLNRVYKLDE; via the coding sequence ATGAAACAGTTAGCCTTAATAATTATATTTTTATCAGTAAATGCTTTTTCTTATGAGTTTAAATTAAACCAAAAAGATAAAAACTTAATAGAAAAATCAACTCAAAAATCTTTTATATTAAAGAGATTAGCAAAATATGAAGAAGTAAAAAATAAAGCTAAAAATCTTGATATAAATAAAAAATTAACTCAAATAAATCTTTTTATAAATGGAAGTCTTGCTGAATTTGATAATGCTTCAATGGGAATTGATGATTATTGGATGACACCCAAAGAGTTTTTTATAAAAGGTCATGGTGATTGTGAAGATTATGTAATAGCAAAATATTTTACTCTTTTAGAATTAGGGGTAAAAAAAGAGAATTTGTATCCTGCTATTGTTAGTGTAAAAGGAAGTCCAGGTTTTCACTTAGTATTACTCTATGTAGAAGATAAAAATAAATCACCACTTGTATTAGATAATCTTAGTTTTAAAATTTTACCATTTTCAAAAAGAACAGATTTGACACCAAAAGTTGCTTTTAATGAAATTGATTCTTATACTTTAACAAGAGAAAAGTTTCTTCAAAAAGCAGATATTGATTGGGGAAAAGAAAATAAATGGGAAAAACTATTAAATAGAGTTTATAAGTTAGATGAATAG
- the grpE gene encoding nucleotide exchange factor GrpE, whose protein sequence is MSEEKKDEILEQETVETKEEIKTEEAEQKTESLEEKVAKLESELKESEEKFLRAYADFENMKKRLEKEKYQAIDYASEKFAKDLLTPLDTLEMALNSAKADVDANELLEKLKEGIELTLKNFVTTFEKHNITKVETDGEFDPNVHNAVMQVDSAEHNSGQIVQELQKGYVLKDRLLRPSMVSIAN, encoded by the coding sequence GTGAGTGAAGAAAAAAAAGATGAAATTTTAGAACAAGAAACTGTTGAAACAAAAGAAGAAATAAAAACAGAAGAAGCTGAGCAAAAAACTGAAAGTTTAGAAGAAAAAGTTGCTAAACTTGAAAGTGAATTAAAAGAGAGTGAAGAAAAATTCTTAAGAGCTTATGCTGATTTTGAAAATATGAAAAAAAGATTAGAAAAAGAGAAATATCAAGCAATAGATTATGCAAGTGAAAAGTTTGCAAAAGATTTATTAACACCTCTTGATACTTTAGAAATGGCATTAAATTCAGCTAAAGCTGATGTTGATGCAAATGAGCTTTTAGAAAAACTAAAAGAAGGAATTGAGCTTACACTTAAAAACTTTGTAACAACTTTTGAAAAACATAATATTACAAAAGTTGAAACTGATGGTGAGTTTGATCCAAATGTTCATAATGCTGTAATGCAAGTTGATAGTGCAGAACATAATTCTGGACAAATTGTTCAAGAGTTACAAAAAGGTTATGTATTAAAAGATAGGTTATTAAGACCTTCAATGGTAAGTATAGCAAACTAA
- a CDS encoding heat-shock protein, with product MLNLQNGRFMIDKKEFLLQSIIKAYIEHLEPIGSTQLKSMYDITFSPATIRGYFKKLGDEGYLAQEHISSGRTPTNEALKQYWKSKLNFKIDGVNLRALEYYASKIGLSVFIKKEKTDRLKNIINVENRYMILEFSSFAISARYSEALYRFLVDLMDLHIKDILKISKDVGAFEVYNSINQSLQASDFQIFNYKEFLSIALNYGFDEYTINRFLKGQILDDLKEGLYFDKLLPADYIGICNYCKIDNEDVKMLVIGELPKDYEDFYEKITNF from the coding sequence GTGCTAAATTTACAAAATGGTCGTTTTATGATAGATAAAAAAGAGTTTTTATTACAGTCTATTATTAAAGCTTACATAGAGCATTTAGAGCCAATAGGTTCAACACAGCTTAAATCTATGTATGATATTACTTTTTCTCCAGCAACTATTAGAGGTTACTTTAAAAAACTTGGAGATGAAGGATATCTTGCACAAGAACATATAAGCAGTGGACGAACGCCTACAAATGAAGCTTTAAAACAGTATTGGAAATCAAAACTTAACTTTAAAATTGATGGTGTAAATTTACGAGCATTAGAATATTATGCCTCTAAAATTGGACTGAGTGTTTTTATAAAAAAAGAGAAAACTGATAGGCTAAAAAATATTATAAATGTTGAAAATAGATATATGATATTAGAGTTTTCTTCATTTGCGATTAGTGCTAGATATAGTGAAGCGCTTTATAGATTTTTAGTTGATTTGATGGATTTACATATAAAAGATATTTTAAAAATATCAAAAGATGTAGGTGCTTTTGAAGTTTATAACTCAATAAATCAAAGTTTACAAGCTTCAGATTTTCAAATCTTTAATTATAAAGAGTTTTTATCTATAGCATTAAATTATGGTTTTGATGAATATACAATAAATAGATTTCTAAAAGGTCAAATTTTAGATGATTTAAAAGAAGGTTTATATTTTGATAAACTATTACCAGCAGATTATATTGGAATATGTAATTATTGTAAAATAGATAATGAAGATGTAAAGATGTTGGTTATTGGTGAATTACCAAAAGATTATGAAGATTTTTATGAAAAAATTACAAATTTTTAG
- the dnaK gene encoding molecular chaperone DnaK: MSKVIGIDLGTTNSCVAVYENGEAKIIPNKEGKNTTPSIVAYTDKGEVLVGDPAKRQAITNPEKTIYSIKRIMGLMMNEPNAKEAQSKVGYKIVDRNGAAAVEIAGKVYTPQEISAKILGKLKADAEEYLGDKVTDAVITVPAYFNDAQRKATQEAGTIAGLNVLRIINEPTAASLAYGLDKKGEEKVLVYDLGGGTFDVTVLEIGDGTFEVLSTDGNAFLGGDDFDNAIIDWLAKEFKDENGFDIKNDKMALQRLKDAAENAKKELSSAESTEINLPFISMGNAGPIHLVKSLTRAKFESMTEKLIDETLDHIKIALKEAGLSKGDIDEIIMVGGSTRLPKANQIVKEFFGKDLNKGVNPDEVVAAGAAVQAGVLRGDVKDVLLLDVTPLSLGIETLGGVMTKLIDKGTTIPVKKSQVFSTADDNQPAVSIHVCQGEREFAKDNKSLGMFELSDIPAAPRGVPQIEVTFDIDANGVLNVSAKDKGTGKENKITISGSSGLSDAEIEKMVAEAEANKEADAKKKAVIEVRNQADALLHSTRKTLEENENAISEDEKKAIIDAAADLEETLKDENATKEQIEEKLKTLTDKSHKLAEAMYKKEQGQGEAQPNQKAKKDDDDVIDAEVE; encoded by the coding sequence ATGAGTAAAGTAATTGGAATAGATTTAGGAACAACAAACTCTTGTGTTGCTGTTTATGAAAATGGTGAAGCAAAAATTATCCCAAATAAAGAGGGGAAAAATACAACTCCATCTATCGTTGCATATACAGATAAAGGTGAAGTTTTAGTTGGTGATCCAGCTAAAAGACAAGCAATAACAAACCCAGAAAAAACTATTTATTCTATTAAAAGAATTATGGGACTTATGATGAATGAGCCAAATGCAAAAGAAGCTCAATCAAAAGTAGGTTATAAAATTGTTGATAGAAACGGTGCAGCAGCAGTTGAAATCGCTGGAAAAGTTTACACTCCTCAAGAAATTTCTGCAAAAATTTTAGGAAAATTAAAAGCTGATGCGGAAGAGTATTTAGGTGATAAAGTTACAGATGCAGTTATTACTGTTCCTGCATATTTTAATGATGCACAAAGAAAAGCTACTCAAGAAGCTGGAACAATTGCAGGTCTTAATGTATTAAGAATTATCAATGAACCAACGGCAGCTTCACTTGCTTATGGTTTAGATAAAAAAGGTGAAGAAAAAGTTTTAGTTTACGATTTAGGTGGAGGAACTTTTGACGTTACTGTTTTAGAAATTGGTGATGGAACATTTGAAGTACTTTCAACTGATGGAAATGCATTCTTAGGTGGAGATGATTTTGATAACGCAATTATTGATTGGTTAGCAAAAGAGTTCAAAGATGAAAATGGTTTTGATATTAAAAATGACAAAATGGCATTACAAAGATTAAAAGATGCTGCTGAAAATGCTAAAAAAGAGCTTTCATCTGCTGAATCAACAGAGATTAATTTACCATTTATTTCTATGGGAAATGCAGGACCAATTCACTTAGTTAAATCTTTAACTAGAGCAAAATTTGAATCTATGACTGAAAAACTAATTGATGAAACTTTAGACCATATTAAAATAGCTCTTAAAGAAGCAGGATTAAGTAAAGGTGACATCGATGAAATTATCATGGTTGGAGGAAGTACAAGACTTCCAAAAGCAAATCAAATAGTTAAAGAATTCTTTGGAAAAGATTTAAATAAAGGTGTAAATCCTGATGAAGTTGTAGCTGCTGGTGCTGCAGTTCAAGCTGGAGTTTTAAGAGGTGATGTTAAAGATGTTCTTTTACTAGATGTTACACCACTTTCACTTGGAATTGAAACTTTAGGTGGAGTTATGACAAAACTTATTGATAAAGGTACAACAATTCCTGTTAAAAAATCACAAGTTTTCTCAACAGCTGACGATAATCAACCTGCTGTTTCTATTCATGTGTGCCAAGGTGAAAGAGAGTTTGCAAAAGATAATAAATCTTTAGGTATGTTTGAACTTTCTGATATTCCAGCAGCTCCAAGAGGAGTTCCTCAAATTGAAGTAACATTTGATATTGATGCAAATGGTGTTTTAAATGTAAGTGCAAAAGATAAAGGAACTGGAAAAGAAAACAAAATTACAATTTCAGGTTCATCAGGACTAAGTGATGCAGAAATTGAAAAAATGGTTGCAGAAGCAGAAGCAAACAAAGAAGCTGATGCTAAGAAAAAAGCAGTTATTGAAGTAAGAAATCAAGCAGATGCACTATTACATAGTACAAGAAAAACTTTAGAAGAGAATGAAAATGCAATTTCTGAAGATGAGAAAAAAGCTATTATTGATGCAGCAGCTGATTTAGAAGAGACTTTAAAAGATGAAAATGCAACAAAAGAACAAATTGAAGAAAAATTAAAAACTTTAACTGATAAATCTCATAAATTAGCAGAAGCTATGTATAAAAAAGAGCAAGGACAAGGCGAAGCTCAACCAAACCAAAAAGCAAAAAAAGATGACGATGATGTTATCGATGCTGAAGTAGAGTAA